A part of Candidatus Eisenbacteria bacterium genomic DNA contains:
- a CDS encoding NADH-quinone oxidoreductase subunit N produces the protein MIDGAPFAAGWQVAMPALVALGAAVVVMLADLVMRGTERDGVAVVGILGLAATMAVAVWLWPHTGEVAGFQNTLRADRYALFFTVVVCLGAALTILMSIDYLRDHPLAGGDYYALVLLSTCGMVLMAAANDLIVIFLALEIMSVAVYVLAGMLRTDPRSNEAALKYFFLGAFASGFLLYGTAFLYGATGSTQLDAIGRVVAKSPSDPLVLVGLALLLVGFGFKVAMVPFHGWMPDVYEGAPTTVTAFMAVGVKATAFAALARVLVLAFHGTGAELSAVLWWIAALTMTVGNVTAISQRNLKRMLAYSSIAHAGYALIGVVTGTPEGGAALCFYLAVYTVMTIGAFAVLIALGRRGEPCESLEDLAGVGFRQPMLGIAMTIFMLSLAGIPPTAGFAGKLALFSAAVNAGFVGLAIVGVLNSVVSVYYYFGVLVQMYMAQGTRPVVALARRPALAAAIVVAMALTLGLGLAPSGTLRLAAEAVASLR, from the coding sequence GTGATCGACGGCGCGCCGTTCGCCGCCGGCTGGCAGGTGGCCATGCCCGCGCTCGTCGCCCTCGGGGCGGCGGTCGTCGTCATGCTGGCCGATCTCGTCATGCGCGGCACCGAGCGCGACGGCGTCGCGGTGGTCGGCATCCTCGGCCTCGCGGCGACCATGGCGGTCGCGGTGTGGCTCTGGCCGCACACGGGGGAGGTGGCCGGCTTCCAGAACACGCTGCGCGCCGACCGCTACGCGCTCTTCTTCACGGTGGTCGTGTGCCTCGGCGCGGCGCTCACGATCCTCATGTCGATCGACTACCTGCGCGACCACCCGCTCGCGGGCGGCGACTACTACGCGCTCGTGCTCCTGTCGACGTGCGGCATGGTGCTGATGGCGGCCGCGAACGACCTCATCGTGATCTTCCTCGCACTCGAGATCATGTCGGTCGCGGTCTACGTCCTGGCCGGCATGCTGCGGACCGATCCGCGCTCGAACGAGGCGGCGCTGAAATACTTCTTCCTCGGCGCGTTCGCGAGCGGCTTCCTCCTCTACGGCACCGCGTTCCTCTACGGCGCGACGGGATCGACGCAGCTCGACGCGATCGGCCGCGTGGTGGCGAAGAGCCCGAGCGACCCGCTCGTGCTGGTCGGCCTGGCGCTCCTGCTCGTCGGCTTCGGTTTCAAGGTTGCCATGGTCCCGTTCCACGGCTGGATGCCCGACGTCTACGAGGGCGCGCCGACGACCGTGACCGCGTTCATGGCGGTCGGCGTGAAGGCGACGGCCTTCGCCGCGCTGGCGCGCGTGCTGGTGCTCGCGTTCCACGGCACCGGCGCGGAGCTGTCGGCCGTCCTGTGGTGGATCGCGGCGCTCACCATGACCGTCGGCAACGTGACGGCCATCTCGCAGCGAAACCTGAAGCGCATGCTGGCGTATTCCAGCATCGCCCACGCGGGCTACGCGCTCATCGGCGTCGTCACCGGCACGCCCGAGGGCGGCGCGGCGCTCTGCTTCTACCTCGCCGTCTACACGGTGATGACGATCGGGGCGTTCGCGGTTCTGATCGCGCTCGGCCGGCGCGGCGAGCCCTGCGAGTCGCTCGAGGATCTGGCCGGCGTCGGTTTCCGCCAGCCGATGCTCGGCATCGCGATGACCATCTTCATGCTGTCGCTCGCGGGCATCCCGCCGACGGCCGGCTTCGCGGGCAAGCTGGCGCTCTTCAGCGCCGCCGTGAACGCAGGCTTCGTCGGGCTCGCCATCGTCGGCGTCCTCAACAGCGTCGTCTCGGTTTACTACTACTTCGGCGTGCTCGTGCAGATGTACATGGCGCAGGGGACGCGGCCGGTGGTCGCGCTGGCACGCCGGCCCGCGCTCGCCGCGGCGATCGTCGTCGCGATGGCGCTGACGCTCGGGCTCGGGCTCGCGCCGTCGGGCACGCTCCGGCTCGCCGCCGAAGCCGTCGCGTCGCTGCGGTAG
- a CDS encoding FAD-dependent oxidoreductase, whose translation MSEPAAYPHLFTPLRIGPRTAKNRVVFGAHFTMFTEPAARYGEPGFYGERLGRYLGLRAAHDVGVVIAGQAQVHPTTAYQMHNNAVAWDEAAIPQLARVAGAITKQGALALLQLAHNGGVNTGRWSHRPVWTPSHVVNNLEAPKPLEQAEIRELTRHFARSARNAVRAGFDGVEIHGAHGYLIHEFLSPKSNRRTDAYGGSLENRMRFGVEVLEAVRAAVGRDAVVGLRLVGDEEIGPSGLTAEDAAAIGARFEAAGLVDFLDVSIGRSGVGMVRPVYAPHGVGVYAAASVKRAVRAVPVFTVQRILTPDEAESIVARGDADAVTLVRALIADEAWAAKARDGRASEIRHCTGINQGCYGNLTLGYPVSCVQNPVVGREGEEGFGPIEPATRRRRIVVAGGGPAGLEAAWVAAARGHEVVLLERAERLGGKIRLAAALPGRAELGDLADWRALECARRGVQVRLGVDATPECVLALAPDAVVVATGGRATKDGTSKFHPTPVPGAERDWVIDHEAALREPARVGRRVVILDAVGHIEAIGLGELLARDGREVTIVTPLATPIALDAETLAMALPRAVRAGCRWRPSTVLAGVGEHTATLACVLGGATETVTGVDTVVIRAHGLPEDGLYHALRDRGLEVHRVGDAVAVRTADHAIFDGHVLGRRL comes from the coding sequence ATGTCCGAGCCCGCAGCGTACCCGCACCTCTTCACGCCGCTGCGCATCGGCCCGCGGACGGCGAAGAACCGCGTCGTCTTCGGCGCGCACTTCACGATGTTCACCGAGCCGGCCGCCCGCTACGGCGAGCCGGGCTTCTACGGCGAGCGCCTCGGGCGCTACCTCGGCCTGCGCGCCGCGCACGACGTGGGCGTGGTCATCGCCGGACAGGCGCAGGTCCACCCGACCACCGCCTACCAGATGCACAACAACGCCGTGGCGTGGGACGAGGCCGCCATCCCGCAGCTGGCGCGCGTGGCCGGCGCGATCACGAAGCAGGGCGCCCTGGCGCTCCTCCAGCTCGCCCACAACGGCGGCGTCAACACCGGGCGCTGGTCGCACCGGCCGGTCTGGACGCCGTCGCACGTCGTGAACAACCTGGAGGCGCCGAAGCCGCTCGAGCAGGCCGAGATCCGCGAGCTGACCCGGCACTTCGCGCGCTCGGCGCGCAACGCCGTCCGCGCCGGCTTCGACGGCGTCGAGATCCACGGCGCGCACGGCTACCTGATCCACGAGTTCCTGTCGCCGAAGTCGAACCGGCGTACCGATGCCTATGGCGGCAGCCTCGAGAACCGGATGCGGTTCGGCGTCGAGGTGCTGGAGGCCGTGCGCGCCGCCGTCGGACGCGACGCGGTCGTGGGTCTTCGCCTGGTCGGCGACGAGGAGATCGGGCCGAGTGGCCTCACCGCAGAGGACGCGGCGGCGATCGGCGCGCGCTTCGAGGCGGCGGGGCTCGTCGACTTCCTCGACGTCAGCATCGGGCGGTCGGGCGTCGGCATGGTGCGCCCGGTGTACGCGCCGCACGGCGTCGGCGTGTACGCGGCCGCGTCCGTGAAGCGCGCGGTGCGGGCCGTGCCCGTCTTCACGGTGCAGCGGATCCTCACGCCCGACGAGGCCGAGTCGATCGTCGCGCGCGGCGACGCCGACGCGGTGACGCTCGTGCGCGCGCTCATCGCCGACGAGGCGTGGGCGGCGAAGGCGCGTGACGGCCGCGCGAGCGAGATCCGGCACTGCACGGGGATCAACCAGGGTTGTTACGGGAATCTCACGCTCGGCTACCCGGTGTCGTGCGTGCAGAACCCGGTCGTGGGACGCGAAGGGGAGGAGGGCTTCGGTCCCATCGAGCCCGCGACGCGCCGGCGCCGCATCGTCGTAGCCGGGGGCGGTCCGGCGGGGCTCGAGGCTGCGTGGGTGGCGGCGGCGCGCGGACACGAGGTCGTGCTCCTCGAGCGCGCAGAGCGGCTCGGCGGCAAGATCCGGCTCGCCGCCGCGCTGCCGGGACGCGCCGAGCTCGGCGATCTCGCCGACTGGCGCGCGCTCGAGTGCGCGCGCCGCGGCGTCCAAGTGCGCCTGGGCGTCGACGCCACACCCGAGTGCGTCCTGGCGCTCGCCCCGGACGCGGTTGTGGTCGCGACCGGCGGCCGCGCGACGAAGGACGGCACGTCGAAGTTCCATCCGACGCCGGTCCCCGGCGCCGAGCGCGACTGGGTGATCGATCACGAAGCGGCCCTGCGGGAGCCTGCGCGCGTGGGCCGGCGCGTCGTGATCCTCGACGCCGTCGGCCACATCGAGGCGATCGGTCTCGGCGAGCTGCTGGCGCGGGACGGGCGCGAGGTGACGATCGTGACGCCGCTCGCGACCCCGATCGCCCTCGACGCCGAGACGCTCGCGATGGCGCTCCCGCGCGCGGTGCGCGCCGGATGCCGCTGGCGGCCCAGCACGGTGCTCGCCGGAGTCGGCGAGCACACCGCGACGCTCGCCTGCGTGCTCGGTGGGGCGACGGAGACGGTGACCGGCGTCGACACGGTCGTGATCCGCGCGCACGGGCTTCCCGAGGACGGGCTCTACCACGCGCTGCGCGACCGCGGCCTCGAGGTCCACCGCGTCGGCGACGCGGTCGC
- a CDS encoding NADH-quinone oxidoreductase subunit J — MSAALFLVIAVLTVLGAFTVVVARSPVYSALGLVGTLFFIAVLFLGLDAQLLGFLQIIVYAGAIVVLFLFVIMLLNLQAELETLSAPARVAAAALGGLALAGLVAFGVARTPLGVPVLAEGFGNTVPVAERLFTSYLLPFELTSVLLLVAIIGAVVIGKKRLA; from the coding sequence GTGAGCGCGGCGCTCTTCCTGGTCATCGCCGTGCTCACGGTGCTGGGCGCGTTCACCGTCGTCGTCGCACGGAGCCCCGTCTACAGCGCGCTCGGCCTGGTCGGCACGCTCTTCTTCATCGCCGTGCTCTTCCTCGGCCTCGACGCGCAGCTCCTCGGCTTTCTGCAGATCATCGTCTACGCCGGGGCGATCGTCGTCCTGTTCCTGTTCGTGATCATGCTGCTGAACCTGCAAGCCGAGCTCGAGACGCTCTCGGCGCCGGCGCGGGTGGCTGCGGCGGCGCTCGGCGGACTCGCGCTGGCCGGCCTCGTCGCCTTCGGCGTCGCGCGCACGCCGCTCGGCGTGCCGGTGCTTGCCGAGGGCTTCGGCAACACCGTACCGGTGGCCGAGCGGCTCTTCACCAGCTATCTCCTGCCCTTCGAGCTGACGTCGGTCCTGCTCCTGGTCGCCATCATCGGGGCGGTCGTGATCGGCAAGAAGAGGCTCGCGTGA
- a CDS encoding 2-dehydropantoate 2-reductase, whose protein sequence is MHVLVYGTGAVGGYFGALLARGGHDVTFVARGTNLEALRRDGLRVLLGGPEQTIRVHPARAVEHPADAPRADLVLVCVKSYDTPAAADALRPAVDRDTVLLSLQNGVENEAILAGRLGLPPLMVGLTRIGVELTAPATVFYSGRGEIIFGEPDGSESPRARRLADTLAAAGVPYQLRRDILVSAWEKLAWNAGFNAVSTLTDATVREILAHPGARDLVVQVMEEVDATATALGIPVRRWRTQSVLDDSLGGLPDFPTSMLQDRRRGRRLEHDAINGAVVRAAARAGVAVPANRTLLALLDRLDQSGLRA, encoded by the coding sequence ATGCACGTCCTCGTCTACGGTACCGGTGCGGTCGGCGGCTACTTCGGCGCCCTGCTCGCCCGCGGCGGCCACGACGTCACCTTCGTCGCGCGCGGCACGAACCTGGAGGCGCTTCGTCGCGACGGCCTGCGCGTCCTGCTCGGTGGTCCCGAGCAGACGATCCGGGTGCACCCGGCCCGCGCCGTCGAGCACCCGGCGGATGCGCCTCGCGCCGACCTCGTCCTCGTGTGCGTCAAGTCGTACGACACGCCCGCCGCAGCCGATGCGCTCCGCCCCGCCGTCGATCGCGACACCGTCCTCCTGTCGCTCCAGAACGGCGTCGAGAACGAGGCGATCCTGGCCGGGCGGCTCGGGCTCCCGCCCTTGATGGTCGGGCTCACGCGCATCGGCGTCGAGCTGACGGCCCCGGCGACCGTCTTCTACAGCGGTCGCGGCGAGATCATCTTCGGCGAGCCCGACGGCAGCGAGAGCCCCCGCGCGCGGCGGCTCGCCGACACGCTCGCCGCGGCGGGCGTCCCGTACCAGCTCCGGCGCGACATCCTGGTCTCGGCCTGGGAGAAGCTCGCGTGGAACGCCGGCTTCAACGCGGTCTCGACCCTCACCGACGCGACCGTGCGCGAGATTCTGGCACATCCCGGCGCCCGCGACCTCGTCGTGCAGGTGATGGAGGAGGTCGACGCCACCGCGACGGCGCTCGGCATTCCCGTGCGCCGCTGGCGCACGCAGTCCGTCCTCGACGACAGCCTGGGGGGTCTGCCCGACTTCCCGACCTCGATGCTGCAGGACCGCCGTCGCGGCCGCCGCCTCGAGCACGACGCCATCAACGGCGCCGTCGTGCGCGCCGCCGCACGCGCGGGCGTCGCGGTGCCGGCGAACCGGACGTTGCTGGCCCTACTCGATCGCCTGGACCAGTCCGGGCTTCGCGCGTGA
- a CDS encoding complex I subunit 1 family protein, giving the protein MLADLLIDVARVVFIILLAVQLVAFGGFCERKISALIQDRIGANRASIFGFAGMGLINTFVADPIKWLLKEDVRIVGTDRLLHFWAPVVSLVMALVPFAVIPFGNELVVGDRHINLQAAPLGVGVLYVLAMVSLGVYGVVLGGWASNNRWALLGSVRGSAQMISYEIAMGLALVGAVLVYGTLDLQEMVHAQGRLLGGWLPAWGIIYQPLGFLLFFVSGVAESKRVPFDLPESESELIAGYFTEYSGAKHFMFFMADFVEVVLVSALVTTLYFGGWQIPFLAPDGFHFPGGGILPVAPLLVTLLGVVAFTVKMLFFTILQIVLSWTLPRFRYDQLMRLGWKGLLPIGLANVVVTAGLILWLGGHA; this is encoded by the coding sequence GTGCTCGCCGACCTCCTCATCGACGTCGCGCGCGTCGTGTTCATCATCCTGCTCGCGGTGCAGCTGGTCGCCTTCGGCGGCTTCTGCGAGCGCAAGATCAGCGCGCTGATCCAGGACCGCATCGGGGCGAACCGCGCGTCCATCTTCGGCTTCGCGGGCATGGGACTCATCAACACGTTCGTCGCCGACCCGATCAAGTGGCTCCTGAAGGAGGACGTCCGCATCGTGGGGACCGACCGCCTCCTCCATTTCTGGGCGCCGGTCGTGAGCCTCGTCATGGCGCTCGTCCCGTTCGCGGTGATCCCGTTCGGCAACGAGCTCGTCGTGGGCGACCGCCACATCAACCTGCAGGCGGCGCCGCTCGGCGTCGGCGTCCTCTACGTCCTGGCCATGGTGTCGCTCGGGGTCTACGGCGTCGTGCTGGGCGGCTGGGCGTCGAACAACCGCTGGGCGCTCCTCGGCAGCGTGCGCGGCTCGGCGCAGATGATCTCGTACGAAATCGCGATGGGCCTCGCGCTCGTGGGGGCGGTGCTCGTCTACGGCACGCTCGACCTGCAGGAGATGGTCCACGCGCAAGGGCGGCTCCTCGGTGGCTGGCTCCCCGCCTGGGGCATCATCTACCAGCCGCTCGGCTTCCTCCTCTTCTTCGTAAGCGGCGTCGCCGAATCGAAGCGCGTGCCGTTCGACCTCCCCGAGAGCGAGTCCGAGCTCATCGCCGGCTACTTCACCGAGTATTCGGGCGCCAAGCACTTCATGTTCTTCATGGCCGACTTCGTCGAGGTCGTGCTCGTGTCCGCGCTCGTCACGACCCTCTACTTCGGCGGCTGGCAGATCCCGTTCCTCGCGCCCGACGGCTTCCACTTCCCGGGCGGGGGCATCCTCCCCGTCGCGCCGCTCCTCGTGACGCTCCTGGGCGTCGTCGCCTTTACGGTGAAGATGCTGTTCTTCACCATTCTGCAGATCGTCCTGAGCTGGACGCTGCCGCGCTTCCGATACGATCAATTGATGCGGCTCGGATGGAAGGGGCTCCTGCCGATCGGGCTCGCGAACGTCGTCGTGACGGCCGGTCTGATCCTGTGGCTCGGAGGCCACGCGTGA
- the nuoK gene encoding NADH-quinone oxidoreductase subunit NuoK, whose protein sequence is MTAPAPLAWYLVLSAVLFGIGVVGVLARRNLIVVFMAIELMLNAVNLTFVTFARAHQSMDGHVIVFFVMAVAAAEAAVGLAIILQLFRARATVNADEVTTLRW, encoded by the coding sequence GTGACGGCGCCCGCGCCGCTCGCCTGGTATCTCGTCCTGTCCGCCGTGCTCTTCGGCATCGGCGTCGTGGGCGTGCTCGCGCGGCGGAACCTCATCGTCGTCTTCATGGCGATCGAGCTCATGCTGAACGCCGTGAACCTCACCTTCGTCACCTTCGCCCGCGCGCACCAGAGCATGGACGGGCACGTCATCGTCTTCTTCGTGATGGCCGTCGCCGCGGCCGAAGCGGCCGTCGGCCTCGCGATCATCCTGCAGCTCTTCCGCGCCCGCGCGACCGTCAACGCGGACGAGGTGACGACGCTCCGATGGTGA
- a CDS encoding NADH-quinone oxidoreductase subunit M, translating to MPLVTLTVFAPLAGAVLLAILPREHEQGIRRAAFAFALIPFLVSLGILDRFVPGTAGFQLVESAPWIPTWGIGYRVGVDGVSLFLVLLTTFLTPLVILAAWGEKRDRVKEYFVLFLLLETGMLGALVALDLFLFYVFWEAMLIPMYLLIGVWGGPRRIYAATKFVLYTMVGSLPMLVAILYCAWRTKSAGGMSFDYERFLALALTPREQIWCFAAFALAFAIKVPLFPFHTWLPDAHVEAPTGGSVILAGVLLKMGTYGLLRFAMPLFPSAVREAAPLMLALAVVGVVYGALVAVVQPDVKKLVAYSSVSHLGFCVLGLFALESKAVVGSVYQMLNHGLSTGGLFLLVGMIYERRHTREIAAFGGLWNVVPRYAVALLLVMLASAGLPGLNGFVGEFLILVGSFPASWRATTVATSGLVLGALYLLWMYQRVIFGPVVHDENRRLTDLSGREIAVIVPVIALCVAMGLYPAPFLSRIEPSVDHILNDYVHRQAPVATRLVQAPVHEVIE from the coding sequence ATGCCGCTCGTGACGCTCACCGTCTTCGCGCCGCTGGCCGGCGCGGTGCTGCTCGCGATCCTCCCGCGCGAGCACGAGCAGGGCATCCGCCGCGCGGCGTTCGCCTTCGCCCTGATCCCGTTCCTCGTCTCGCTCGGCATCCTGGACCGCTTCGTTCCCGGCACGGCGGGGTTCCAGCTGGTCGAGTCCGCACCGTGGATCCCCACCTGGGGCATCGGCTACCGCGTCGGCGTCGACGGCGTGAGCCTCTTCCTCGTCCTGCTCACGACCTTCCTCACGCCCCTCGTGATCCTCGCCGCCTGGGGCGAGAAGCGCGACCGCGTGAAGGAGTACTTCGTCCTCTTCCTCCTCCTGGAGACGGGGATGCTGGGCGCCCTCGTCGCGCTCGATCTCTTCCTCTTCTACGTCTTCTGGGAGGCGATGCTGATCCCGATGTACCTCCTGATCGGGGTCTGGGGCGGGCCGCGGCGCATCTACGCCGCCACCAAGTTCGTCCTCTACACCATGGTCGGGAGCCTCCCGATGCTGGTCGCCATCCTCTACTGCGCCTGGAGGACCAAGAGCGCGGGCGGCATGAGCTTCGACTACGAGCGCTTCCTGGCGCTCGCGCTCACGCCGAGGGAGCAGATCTGGTGCTTCGCGGCCTTCGCGCTGGCCTTCGCCATCAAGGTGCCGCTGTTCCCGTTCCACACCTGGCTGCCCGACGCGCACGTCGAGGCGCCGACCGGCGGCTCGGTCATCCTGGCGGGCGTGCTCCTCAAGATGGGGACGTACGGGCTCCTGCGCTTTGCAATGCCGCTCTTTCCGTCGGCCGTGCGCGAGGCCGCGCCGCTCATGCTGGCGCTCGCCGTCGTCGGCGTCGTGTACGGTGCGCTCGTCGCGGTCGTGCAGCCGGACGTGAAGAAGCTGGTGGCGTACTCGTCGGTCTCGCACCTGGGCTTCTGCGTGCTCGGCCTCTTCGCGCTCGAGTCGAAGGCGGTGGTCGGGAGCGTCTACCAGATGCTCAACCACGGGCTCTCGACGGGCGGGCTCTTCCTGCTGGTCGGCATGATCTACGAGCGGCGCCATACCCGCGAGATCGCGGCGTTCGGGGGACTGTGGAACGTCGTGCCGCGCTATGCGGTGGCGCTCCTCCTCGTCATGCTGGCGTCGGCCGGTCTGCCGGGACTCAACGGCTTCGTCGGCGAGTTCCTGATCCTCGTGGGATCGTTCCCGGCCTCGTGGCGCGCGACCACGGTCGCGACTTCCGGACTCGTGCTCGGCGCGCTCTACCTCCTGTGGATGTACCAGCGCGTGATCTTCGGGCCCGTGGTACACGACGAGAACCGGCGGCTGACCGATCTCAGCGGACGCGAGATCGCGGTCATCGTCCCGGTGATCGCTCTCTGCGTCGCGATGGGGTTGTATCCCGCGCCGTTCCTTTCGCGCATCGAGCCCTCGGTCGACCACATCCTCAACGACTACGTTCACCGGCAGGCGCCGGTCGCGACGCGCCTGGTCCAGGCTCCGGTGCACGAGGTGATCGAGTGA
- the nuoL gene encoding NADH-quinone oxidoreductase subunit L has protein sequence MVTAEPLLRWIVLLPALGFLWNATVGQRAPRTSAVVGPGAVGAAFAIAIVTVLRLHGLEGGQGDGPPMLHDLVYRWIEVGPFHSDVAFRLDAISAIMVLVVTGIGFLIHVYSLGYMHDDPCFARFFTYLNLFITAMLVLVLADNLLLLFVGWEGVGLCSYLLIGFWYEVEANAIAGKKAFLVNRVGDASFVLGLFLLVQHTGTLDVAELQAKAGTLAGTMVGPMTLATLVCLLLFGGATGKSAQIPLFVWLPDAMAGPTPVSALIHAATMVTAGAYMVTRLYFLFDLAPAALAVIAWIGALTALVAATIAIAQADIKKVLAYSTVSQLGYMFLGLGVGVTGAALFHVVTHAFFKGLLFLGAGSVIHGMHGEQDMQKMGGLRRHMPGTYWTMLVGTLAISGVPFLSGFYSKDEIIAGAFLGPHPQPLLGVIGYVVAVLTAFYMGRLFFLTFFGEERFDHHHVHPHESPWSMLGPLVVLAVLSAVGGALDVPGQVNHFIGAHHEEATPFGMLVLAGALAFLGLGAAWYAYVREPSLPEQAATAAGGLYRFLRDKWRVDELYDAIVVRPLFALAEFLARIVDPDFVDGAVNGIADVVAWLSSRWRRLQTGNLQHAALSFLVGALVLLGYFVVH, from the coding sequence ATGGTGACCGCCGAGCCGCTCCTGCGCTGGATCGTCCTGCTGCCGGCGCTCGGGTTCCTGTGGAACGCGACCGTGGGCCAGCGCGCGCCGCGCACGTCCGCCGTCGTCGGCCCCGGCGCCGTGGGCGCGGCGTTCGCGATCGCAATCGTGACGGTGCTGCGGCTGCACGGGCTCGAAGGCGGCCAGGGCGACGGGCCGCCCATGCTGCACGACCTCGTCTATCGCTGGATCGAGGTGGGACCGTTCCACTCCGACGTCGCGTTCCGGCTCGACGCCATCTCCGCGATCATGGTGCTGGTCGTGACCGGCATCGGCTTCCTCATCCACGTGTACTCGCTCGGGTACATGCACGACGACCCGTGCTTCGCGCGCTTCTTCACGTACCTGAACCTCTTCATCACGGCGATGCTCGTGCTGGTGCTCGCCGACAACCTGCTCCTGCTCTTCGTCGGATGGGAAGGCGTGGGGCTGTGCTCGTATCTCCTCATCGGCTTCTGGTACGAGGTCGAGGCCAACGCGATCGCCGGCAAGAAGGCGTTCCTCGTGAACCGCGTCGGCGACGCCTCGTTCGTGCTCGGGCTCTTCCTGCTCGTGCAGCACACCGGGACGCTCGACGTCGCCGAGCTGCAGGCCAAGGCGGGGACGCTCGCCGGCACGATGGTCGGGCCGATGACGCTGGCGACGCTCGTCTGCCTGCTCCTGTTCGGCGGCGCGACCGGCAAGTCGGCGCAGATCCCGCTCTTCGTCTGGCTGCCCGACGCCATGGCCGGTCCCACCCCGGTCTCGGCCCTGATCCACGCCGCGACCATGGTGACGGCCGGCGCCTACATGGTGACGCGCCTCTACTTCCTGTTCGATCTCGCGCCGGCCGCGCTCGCCGTCATCGCCTGGATCGGCGCGCTCACGGCCCTCGTCGCCGCCACCATCGCGATCGCGCAGGCCGACATCAAGAAGGTGCTCGCGTACTCCACCGTCTCGCAGCTGGGCTACATGTTCCTCGGCCTCGGCGTGGGCGTCACGGGCGCGGCGCTCTTCCACGTCGTCACGCACGCGTTCTTCAAGGGGCTGCTCTTCCTCGGCGCCGGCTCCGTCATCCACGGGATGCACGGCGAGCAGGACATGCAGAAGATGGGCGGGCTCCGCCGCCACATGCCGGGCACGTACTGGACGATGCTCGTGGGCACGCTCGCGATCTCCGGCGTGCCGTTCCTGTCCGGGTTCTACAGCAAGGACGAGATCATCGCCGGCGCGTTCCTCGGCCCGCATCCGCAGCCGTTGCTCGGCGTCATCGGGTACGTCGTCGCCGTGCTCACGGCGTTCTACATGGGGCGCCTCTTCTTCCTCACCTTCTTCGGCGAGGAGCGGTTCGACCATCACCACGTGCATCCGCACGAGTCGCCGTGGAGCATGCTGGGACCGCTCGTCGTGCTCGCGGTGCTGTCCGCGGTGGGCGGCGCGCTCGACGTCCCCGGGCAGGTGAACCACTTCATCGGTGCGCACCACGAGGAGGCGACGCCGTTCGGCATGCTGGTCCTCGCCGGCGCCCTCGCCTTCCTCGGCCTCGGGGCGGCGTGGTACGCGTACGTGCGGGAGCCCTCGCTCCCCGAGCAGGCGGCGACGGCGGCGGGCGGGCTCTACCGCTTCCTGCGCGACAAGTGGCGCGTCGACGAGCTCTACGACGCGATCGTCGTGCGGCCGCTCTTCGCGCTCGCCGAGTTCCTGGCCCGCATCGTCGACCCCGACTTCGTCGACGGCGCCGTCAACGGCATCGCCGACGTGGTCGCGTGGCTCTCCAGCCGCTGGCGCCGGCTCCAGACCGGCAACCTCCAACACGCCGCGCTCTCGTTCCTGGTCGGGGCGCTCGTGCTGCTCGGGTACTTCGTGGTGCACTGA
- a CDS encoding NAD(P)H-dependent oxidoreductase subunit E: MTAEPASPRFSDAALAEYREILTRYPTRRAALMPTLWLAQREFGWLSEPVQAYVAELMELPLAWVTSVASFYTMYWKEPVGRWHLQLCRNLPCALRGAGELRTLIHDTLGIRHGEKTADGRFSFEEVECLASCGTAPVIQINNGAYHEGLDVEKVRALLTRLASE; encoded by the coding sequence GTGACCGCTGAGCCCGCGAGCCCGCGCTTCTCGGACGCCGCGCTCGCCGAGTATCGCGAGATCCTCACGCGCTATCCCACCCGCCGCGCCGCGCTCATGCCGACGTTGTGGCTCGCGCAGCGCGAGTTCGGCTGGCTCTCCGAGCCGGTGCAGGCCTACGTGGCCGAGCTGATGGAGCTGCCGCTCGCGTGGGTCACGTCGGTCGCCTCCTTCTATACGATGTACTGGAAGGAGCCGGTCGGGCGCTGGCACCTCCAGCTCTGCCGGAACCTGCCGTGCGCGCTCCGCGGCGCGGGCGAGCTCCGCACGCTCATCCACGACACCCTCGGCATCCGCCACGGCGAGAAGACGGCCGACGGCCGGTTCTCGTTCGAGGAGGTCGAGTGCCTCGCTTCGTGCGGAACGGCGCCCGTGATCCAGATCAACAACGGCGCCTACCACGAGGGCCTCGACGTCGAGAAGGTCCGCGCGCTCCTCACGCGGCTGGCGAGCGAATAG